One stretch of Podospora pseudoanserina strain CBS 124.78 chromosome 4, whole genome shotgun sequence DNA includes these proteins:
- a CDS encoding hypothetical protein (EggNog:ENOG503NXMQ; COG:J), with product MSEWANLRGLNISSGWSPRGGQTSAAYYSNSTPEGSSSASAVAAALGLSMAAIGTETFGSILEPAELNNVIGPKPSRGLIVNDVTLPTSARQDVIGTLTRTVSDAAHLLTTMAGRSENDERTWNIPFAVPDFTTYCKDTDLSGITIGVPRSTFTVDSTSPIMISFESALDTLHRAGAKVVDNADFPDVEEFMKLNQQVRGIVRASEFKRDIVRYLQTLEANPNHIHSAEDIIRFTKSFAGEEHPDRDIRKFLWTQAEGIYVNTEKYREMVSQGQFYGGEVGILGAMEKHGLDLLTVPSSMGIANDLALFIGSDLQGFLG from the exons ATGTCTGAGTGGGCCAACCTGAGAGGGTTAAATATCAGTTCTGGATGGAGCCCCCGGGGTGGCCAAACGTCGGCTGCATATTATTCCAATTCTACACCTGAAGGTAGCAGTTCTGCCTCAGCAGTTGCAGCTGCCCTAGGATTGTCGATGGCTGCCATTGGCACGGAG ACGTTTGGCAGTATTCTGGAACCGGCCGAGCTCAACAACGTCATCGGACCGAAACCCAGCCGCGGCCTGATTGTGAACGATGTAACTCTACCTACATCGGCGCGTCAGGACGTCATTGGAACGCTCACTAGAACAGTGAGCGACGCGGCGCACCTGCTTACAACGATGGCAGGTCGAAGCGAGAACGATGAGCGTACCTGGAATATCCCTTTTGCAGTCCCCGACTTCACCACCTATTGCAAAGACACGGATCTGAGTGGGATCACCATAGGTGTCCCGCGCAGCACCTTCACTGTCGACTCTACATCACCCATAATGATATCTTTCGAGTCCGCGCTCGACACCCTACACCGGGCTGGAGCAAAGGTGGTTGACAATGCCGACTTCCCGGATGTCGAGGAGTTCATGAAGCTTAACCAGCAGGTTCGTGGCATTGTACGGGCTTCAGAGTTCAAGAGAGATATAGTTCGATATCTTCAGACCCTCGAGGCCAACCCAAATCACATCCACTCTGCTGAGGACATCATCAGGTTCACAAAGTCTTTTGCGGGCGAGGAGCATCCAGACCGCGATATTAGAAAGTTTTTGTGGACCCAAGCTGAGGGAATCTATGTCAACACCGAGAAGTACAGAGAGATGGTTAGCCAAGGGCAGTTCTACGGGGGCGAAGTGGGGATCCTCGGTGCGATGGAGAAACACGGTCTTGATCTCCTCACTGTCCCTTCTTCAATGGGCATCGCAAACGACTTGGCT TTATTCATCGGCTCCGATCTCCAAGGCTTTCTCGGATAA
- a CDS encoding hypothetical protein (COG:E; EggNog:ENOG503NY70), with protein sequence MPVTNFSIPEKYEYLVGFDSYHQSEAHPCALPLAQNSPQKPPLGLYAEKLSGTAFTAPRNENKQTWLYRILPSCAHPPFEPVTAHNEAVETQHEKKHYIPNQLRWDPFDHDEHAEHDFVDGLKLVAGAGDPTLKQGIGIYVYACGRDMKEKEAYYSADGDLLLVPQEGGLDVRTEFGRMLVRPMEIAVLPRGVKYRVEIVGDGKKARGYALELYQGHFQLPELGPIGSNGLANARDFQAPKADFEEDYGATAQEGKNEWRIKVKFNNGLYETVQRHSPFDVVAWHGNYYPFKYDLGRFNTIGTISYDHPDPSIFTVLTAPSEKVGTAVADFVIFPPRWLVGEDTFRPPWYHRNTMSEFMGLIQGGYDAKKGGKGGFVPGGASLHNVMSGHGPDRDSYEGAREAELKPQKVGEGSCAFMFESCLMVGVTEWGLRRCRKVQGGYNKHSWEGVEVHWKGRNSQ encoded by the exons ATGCCAGTCACAAACTTCTCCATCCCGGAGAAGTACGAGTACCTGGTTGGGTTTGACTCTTATCACCA AAGCGAAGCCCACCCCtgcgccctccccctcgcccaaaACTCCCCCCAGAAACCACCTCTCGGCTTGTACGCCGAAAAGCTCTCGGGCACAGCCTTCACCGCGCCCCGGAATGAAAACAAGCAGACGTGGCTGTACCGCATCCTGCCTTCGTGCGCTCACCCGCCGTTCGAGCCGGTGACTGCCCATAACGAGGCGGTGGAGACGCAGCATGAGAAGAAGCATTACATCCCTAACCAACTCCGTTGGGACCCTTTTGACCATGACGAGCACGCCGAGCATGATTTTGTCGATGGGTTGAAACTGGTTGCCGGGGCGGGGGATCCAACGCTCAAGCAAGGGATTGGCATTTATGTCTATGCTTGCGGACGGGATatgaaagagaaggaggcgtATTATTCTGCTGATGGGGACTTGTTGTTGGTTCcgcaggagggggggttagATGTTAGGACTGAGTTTGGTAGGATGCTGGTTAGGCCGATGGAGATTGCGGTTTTGCCTAGGGGGGTGAAGTACAGGGTCGAGATTGTGGGGGATGGCAAAAAGGCGAGGGGGTACGCGTTGGAGCTGTATCAGGGACATTTCCAACTTCCAGAGCTGGGACCGATTGGATCAAACGGTCTTGCGAATGCGAGGGACTTTCAGGCGCCCAAGGCGGACTTTGAGGAGGATTATGGTGCTACGGCGCAAGAGGGAAAGAATGAGTGGAGGATCAAGGTCAAGTTTAATAATGGGCTCTATGAGACGGTGCAGAGGCATAGTCCGTTTGATGTGGTGGCTTGGCATGGGAACTACTACCCTTTCAAGTATGATCTTGGGAGGTTTAATACCATTGGGACGATTAGCTATGATCATCCCGATCCGAGTATTTTCACCGTGTTGACGGCGCCGAGTGAGAAGGTGGGGACGGCGGTGGCGGACTTTGTGATTTTCCCGccgaggtggttggtgggggaggataCTTTTAGGCCGCCGTGGTATCATAGGAATACGATGAGCGAGTTTATGGGCTTGATTCAGGGGGGTTATGATGCGAAGAAGGgcgggaaaggggggtttgTACCCGGGGGTGCGAGTTTGCATAATGTTATGAGTGGGCATGGGCCGGATAGGGATAGCTATGAGGGGGCTAGGGAGGCTGAGCTGAAGCCGCAgaaggttggggaggggagctgcGCGTTTATGTTTGAGAGCTGTTTGATGGTGGGCGTGACGgagtgggggttgaggaggtgtaGGAAGGTGCAGGGGGGGTATAATAAGCAtagctgggagggggtggaggttcattggaaggggaggaataGCCAGTGA
- a CDS encoding hypothetical protein (EggNog:ENOG503P1YX): MSGEPLTKVDSAVQGLGTSPPKETKHRRASSSAAGVMNINDLEAQGIELQIAKETQKTGWKINTSPSTIEEKDVLKKLLTTPPVKKIDLHFPLGLEVTARNLKGVTIKDALDAIHKQFKKRADDELDEPYLKGFEWDKEESWTKLIVHLSKDAGVAPGGGSKKKKKQAADE, from the exons atGTCCGGCGAACCACTCACCAAGGTCGACTCTGCCGTCCAGGGCCTCGgcacctccccacccaagGAGACCAAGCACAGGAGAGCATCCTCCAGCGCTGCTGGTGTGATGAACATCAATGACCTGG AGGCCCAGGGAATTGAGCTCCAAATTGCAAAGGAAACGCAAAAGACGGGATG GAAGATCAACACCTCGCCAAGCACAATAGAGGAGAAGGACGTGCTCAAGAAGctgctcaccacccccccagtcAAGAAGATTGACCTGCACTTCCCATTGGGACTCGAAGTAACGGCGAGGAACCTCAAGGGTGTCACCATCAAGGATGCGCTGGACGCTATCCACAAGCAATTCAAGAAGAGG GCTGACGACGAGCTCGATGAACCATACCTCAAGGGCTTCGAGTGGGACAAGGAGGAGTCATGGACCAAGCTCATAGTCCACCTGTCCAAGGATGCCGGTGTAGCGCCCGGCGGCggctccaagaagaagaagaagcaggctgCTGACGAGTAA
- a CDS encoding hypothetical protein (EggNog:ENOG503NYIS; COG:S) — MTLTAPKPDNHSGTEAKSTSATQHRDYSSLPDVTTHDRTSFPYILSKNVSVPVSGLATGPGLIRCNIYRPHDSDTNPVPVLVTYGPYGKDISYSEFNPKSFSEVNPAHKSIHSCWETPDPSFWTAHSYAILRADELGTGQSPGFLDTMSRSTSEAFATLITWASSQPWSTGKVGLLGVSYYAGSQWRVAARQPKGLAAIIPWEGMSDYYRDRCRHGGIYSDGFVRWWWERQVVGNQYGLANRRGGKTVDENGEKEKGELERERRDQTVDNRENRYRDERYYREKEYDMGDITVPVLSVGNWGGILLHLRGNIQGYLHAGSEKKFLRMITGRHDLPFYYDEEVEVQRSFLDAFLKGEDGGGWTDGRRARVDLVIRKGDAGVNDAQRERDTFERREEEEWPIERTEYARFYLSGDMAMARMDNWVHEGVQKKLGYRALGTIDESQGLTFKTVPSDMSPGQEMEITGHIVAHLNVSVSPDVGGPTPSDIDLFLTLRHIGKDGKEIFYTGTAGDPVPLTKGWLRVSLRKVNEKHPKHQPWLPHRDYTSRDVLPVIQGEVYAVDVEMWPTCVVLQEGESLALEVASGDTQGSGIFLHDDAVDRPPDIFQGTNYVHISKQYANYLLLPVIPRKEDVGHV, encoded by the exons ATGACCCTTACCGCCCCCAAGCCAGACAACCACTCTGGCACCGAAGCCAAGTCCACTTCGGCCACCCAACACCGCGATTAcagctccctccccgacgTCACAACCCACGACcgcacctccttcccctaCATCCTTTCCAAGAATGTATCCGTCCCCGTGTCCGGCCTGGCCACTGGCCCCGGCCTGATCCGGTGCAACATCTACCGCCCTCACGACTCCGACACGAACCCCGTCCCGGTGTTGGTAACCTACGGCCCATACGGGAAGGATATTTCCTATAGCGA GTTCAACCCCAAATCCTTCTCCGAAGTCAACCCAGCCCACAAATCCATTCACTCTTGCTGG GAAACCCCCGACCCCTCATTCTGGACCGCCCACTCCTACGCCATCCTCCGCGCGGACGAGCTCGGAACAGGGCAGTCCCCCGGCTTTCTGGATACAATGTCCCGCTCCACCTCGGAAGCCTTCGCCACCCTGATAACCTGGGCCTCGTCCCAGCCCTGGTCCACGGGAAAGGTAGGCTTGCTAGGCGTGTCTTACTACGCCGGCTCCCAATGGCGAGTAGCTGCCCGCCAACCGAAAGGTCTAGCAGCCATTATCCCGTGGGAGGGAATGAGCGATTACTACCGTGACCGGTGCCGGCACGGGGGGATATACAGTGATGGGTTTGtcagatggtggtgggagaggcaGGTTGTTGGTAACCAGTACGGACTCGCGAAcagaaggggggggaagacggTGGATGAAAatggggagaaggaaaagggggagttggagagggagaggagggatcAGACGGTTGATAACCGAGAGAACAGGTACCGGGATGAGCGGTACTATCGGGAAAAGGAGTACGATATGGGGGATATTACCGTCCCGGTTTTGAGCGTGGGAAACTGGGGTGGGATTTTGCTGCATTTGAGGGGGAACATACAGGGGTATCTACATGCGGGGAGCGAAAAGAAGTTTTTGAGGATGATCACCGGGAGGCATGACCTGCCGTTTTAttatgatgaggaggtggaggtgcaGAGGAGCTTTTTGGATGCGTTTCtcaagggggaggatggagggggttggactgatgggaggagggcgagggttgATTTGGTGATACGGAAAGGGGATGCGGGCGTTAATGATGCCCAGCGGGAGAGGGACACGTttgagaggagagaggaggaggagtggccGATTGAGAGGACAGAGTATGCGAGGTTTTATCTTTCAGGGGACATGGCCATGGCCAGAATGGACAACTGGGTTCACGAAGGGGTGCAAAAAAAGCTGGGATATCGGGCCTTGGGGACGATTGATGAATCTCAGGGGCTGACGTTCAAGACTGTCCCTTCTGACATGAGTCCAGGGCAAGAGATGGAGATTACAGGGCACATTGTCGCCCATCTCAACGTTTCTGTCTCCCCTGATGTGGGCGGACCAACGCCGTCGGATATCGACTTGTTCCTGACGCTTCGCCATATTggcaaggatggcaaggagATCTTTTACACGGGCACGGCGGGCGATCCCGTGCCTTTGACCAAGGGGTGGCTCAGGGTATCACTGAGAAAGGTCAACGAGAAACACCCGAAGCATCAGCCGTGGCTGCCGCATCGGGATTACACCAGCAGGGATGTACTCCCCGTGATTCAAGGCGAGGTCTACGCTGTTGACGTGGAGATGTGGCCGACTTGCGTTGTTCTTCAAGAGGGGGAGAGCTTGGCTTTGGAGGTGGCGTCGGGGGATACCCAGGGGTCTGGGATATTCTTACACGATGATGCTGTGGACAG ACCTCCGGATATCTTCCAAGGCACAAATTACGTCCATATTTCGAAGCAGTATGCGAACTATCTGCTGTTGCCGGTAATACCCAGAAAAGAGGATGTAGGGCATGTTTGA